The Shewanella sp. MTB7 genome includes a window with the following:
- a CDS encoding TorD/DmsD family molecular chaperone produces the protein MQIEPINSNQELQGIARVLHNVFLSYPSEEMIHTFVEDRLDESWPQLAGSENNRQGKVLLQAFFSQWKPEQLTELKLDYGQLFFGPGEPTAMPWGSVYVGEQQLLNDKSTLELMAFYKQHEISFKLDYHQPLDHIGLFYGVIDQLLGMLLLEPENQQAKETLVVLLQRHMLPWSGRCLQLAKTHATTDFYKGIALLAEDFEAVLSNQFKLVPMSMRLFR, from the coding sequence ATGCAAATAGAACCTATAAATAGCAATCAAGAGCTGCAAGGGATTGCACGTGTTCTACATAATGTCTTCTTGAGCTACCCAAGTGAAGAGATGATACATACCTTCGTTGAAGATCGGTTAGATGAAAGTTGGCCACAGCTGGCAGGATCAGAGAATAATCGACAGGGTAAAGTATTGTTGCAGGCATTTTTTAGCCAGTGGAAGCCTGAGCAGTTAACTGAGTTAAAACTCGATTATGGGCAACTCTTCTTCGGCCCTGGTGAACCAACAGCGATGCCTTGGGGCTCTGTTTACGTAGGTGAGCAACAGCTGCTTAACGATAAATCGACCCTAGAGCTTATGGCGTTCTATAAGCAACATGAGATCAGTTTTAAACTCGATTACCATCAACCTCTAGATCATATAGGCTTGTTTTATGGCGTCATTGATCAGTTGCTAGGTATGCTACTGCTTGAGCCAGAAAATCAGCAAGCTAAAGAGACTTTAGTGGTACTGCTTCAGCGACATATGCTTCCCTGGTCAGGGCGCTGCTTACAGTTAGCCAAAACCCATGCCACTACCGATTTTTATAAAGGAATCGCCCTATTAGCTGAAGATTTTGAAGCTGTATTATCGAATCAATTCAAATTGGTGCCTATGTCAATGCGATTATTCAGGTGA
- a CDS encoding DMSO/selenate family reductase complex A subunit: MERRSFLKMSAALGCAASVAGCKTSSDDANVVPPTPPVGEEQISWSSCLVNCGSNCPVKVFSRDGVITRVETDHDVVDGDDIYQVRACARGRSLRQRTYAVDRLKTPMKRVGKRGEGKFVPISWDEAAKTIGTKLTSVIAEHGNKAIFRSYGSGAYYGFASNACFNRLFNLNGGCLNAYGNYSWAQQMEAAKHTFGTGSTTGSSTVTLANSDFLLGVAYNPSEIRQSGSGEGYDYLKALQKSNGLKVVMIDPRYTDSMLGKESKWLPIRPGTDAAFAEAIAYQMISSGWVDDNSLAFINKYAVGFDAASIAAQQEIFAASGDATKQEYAKVMKPEENYRDYILSQGIYADQPLKNLEWAEKITGIPAAQLEQIATDLQNATAPYIVVGAGVNRQANGEQSMRALYVLSVLTGKLGTLGSSNGELPFMSSMSRAGIPTGSNPVKESISFFTWSEAIHNGETMTARSHGVRGTDGLDTPLGTNIKVIISASDSSLLNQHSEINNTAKILEDETGVELIVSCDCWMTPGAKFADIILPDTSWLESNDLVNDSYASGALGYITAMKSAIEPMWDCKSMYEASALIAKYMGCEAEFTEGKTEEQWLEELYQKTKDNSNNLGVYPAFPATYKEAQEIGFFRKNMNDKHVALESYIKGGKPLSTPSGKIEIYSAELAWRAANWDQESSTAVKGDTITAIPQYTVTWDGYEDEETSTDYPFQLAGYHTKGRTHSSYHNVPWLREAVEDAVWVNPMDASEQGLSSGDEIEMYNERGSIAVKVRITPRVAPGVLALGQGAWFKPGNTMGSTGHIIDEGGAINTLTRYQPSPVAKGNPQHTNRVAIKKI; the protein is encoded by the coding sequence ATGGAACGTAGAAGTTTCTTAAAAATGAGTGCAGCTTTGGGTTGTGCAGCAAGTGTCGCAGGCTGTAAAACCAGTTCAGATGACGCCAATGTCGTGCCGCCAACGCCACCTGTAGGTGAAGAGCAAATTAGCTGGTCATCTTGTTTAGTTAACTGTGGCTCTAACTGTCCGGTTAAGGTGTTCAGTCGTGATGGTGTTATTACTCGCGTCGAAACCGATCATGATGTGGTTGATGGCGATGATATCTATCAAGTGCGCGCCTGTGCTCGTGGTCGTTCATTGCGTCAGCGCACCTATGCTGTTGATCGTTTAAAAACACCGATGAAGCGTGTTGGTAAGCGTGGTGAAGGTAAGTTTGTGCCCATTAGCTGGGATGAAGCGGCTAAAACTATCGGTACTAAACTAACTTCTGTGATTGCTGAACACGGTAACAAGGCGATTTTCCGTAGCTATGGCTCTGGTGCTTACTATGGCTTTGCATCAAATGCTTGTTTCAACCGTCTGTTTAACCTAAATGGTGGCTGCCTCAATGCCTATGGTAACTACTCTTGGGCACAGCAGATGGAAGCGGCGAAGCATACCTTCGGTACGGGCAGTACTACAGGTTCTTCAACGGTCACCTTAGCCAACAGTGATTTCCTATTAGGTGTGGCTTATAACCCAAGTGAAATTCGTCAGTCTGGTTCAGGCGAAGGTTATGATTACTTAAAGGCGCTGCAAAAGAGCAATGGCTTGAAAGTTGTGATGATAGATCCTCGCTACACCGACTCTATGTTAGGTAAAGAGTCTAAGTGGTTGCCTATTCGTCCAGGTACCGATGCAGCATTTGCTGAAGCGATCGCTTATCAGATGATTAGCTCTGGTTGGGTTGATGATAACTCTCTCGCGTTTATCAATAAGTATGCGGTAGGTTTTGATGCGGCCTCTATTGCTGCACAACAAGAGATTTTTGCAGCAAGCGGTGATGCCACCAAGCAAGAATATGCCAAGGTGATGAAGCCGGAAGAGAACTACCGTGACTACATTCTAAGTCAGGGGATTTATGCGGATCAGCCGCTTAAAAACCTTGAGTGGGCAGAAAAGATCACTGGTATTCCAGCGGCGCAGTTAGAGCAAATTGCCACAGACCTACAGAATGCCACAGCGCCATATATCGTGGTTGGTGCAGGTGTTAACCGTCAGGCCAATGGTGAGCAGAGCATGCGTGCTCTGTACGTGTTGTCTGTATTAACGGGCAAGTTAGGTACGTTAGGTTCATCTAATGGTGAACTACCATTCATGAGCAGTATGTCTCGTGCCGGAATTCCGACAGGTAGCAACCCAGTTAAAGAAAGTATCTCATTCTTTACTTGGTCTGAAGCGATTCACAATGGCGAAACCATGACTGCACGTAGTCACGGGGTTCGCGGTACTGACGGTCTAGACACACCGCTTGGTACTAACATCAAGGTCATTATTTCTGCATCTGATAGCTCGCTATTGAACCAGCACTCAGAGATCAACAATACCGCCAAAATCTTAGAAGATGAAACCGGTGTTGAGCTTATTGTGAGTTGTGATTGCTGGATGACGCCGGGGGCTAAGTTTGCTGATATCATCCTGCCTGACACTAGCTGGTTAGAGTCAAATGATTTAGTTAACGACAGCTATGCATCTGGCGCTTTGGGTTATATCACTGCAATGAAGTCAGCGATTGAGCCAATGTGGGACTGTAAGTCTATGTATGAAGCATCGGCACTGATTGCTAAGTACATGGGTTGTGAAGCGGAATTCACTGAAGGTAAGACTGAAGAGCAGTGGCTTGAAGAGCTTTACCAAAAAACCAAAGACAACAGTAACAATTTAGGGGTTTACCCTGCATTTCCTGCGACTTACAAAGAGGCGCAAGAGATTGGCTTCTTCCGTAAGAACATGAACGACAAGCATGTTGCGCTTGAGAGCTACATTAAAGGTGGCAAGCCGCTATCAACTCCAAGCGGCAAGATTGAGATCTACTCAGCTGAACTTGCATGGCGTGCGGCTAACTGGGATCAAGAGTCAAGCACCGCAGTTAAAGGTGACACGATCACAGCGATTCCTCAGTACACAGTCACTTGGGATGGTTATGAAGATGAGGAAACCAGTACTGATTATCCGTTCCAGTTAGCGGGTTACCACACTAAGGGTCGTACTCACTCAAGTTATCACAATGTACCTTGGCTTCGTGAAGCGGTAGAAGATGCGGTTTGGGTTAATCCAATGGATGCGTCTGAGCAAGGTTTGAGCTCAGGTGACGAAATCGAGATGTACAACGAGCGAGGATCGATTGCCGTTAAAGTTCGCATCACGCCACGTGTGGCACCTGGCGTGTTAGCGCTAGGGCAAGGTGCTTGGTTTAAACCAGGTAACACTATGGGTAGTACAGGCCACATTATTGATGAAGGCGGTGCGATTAACACGCTAACTCGCTATCAGCCAAGCCCAGTCGCTAAAGGCAACCCACAGCACACTAACCGTGTTGCCATTAAAAAGATTTAA
- a CDS encoding MtrB/PioB family decaheme-associated outer membrane protein has product MSFKLNVITLSILAMSGSSMAADFAVSKANTSKVNTSKYECQRCGDNSGYRGLVSVSAGYNDIDDAHAGNALGTGEDGAIGAVSGDVAYRSGTGYQANMQAHQLGMDNSFATLAVGKAGHYQLGLDYSSIKTFDAGDVQSKLWHNDGVLTPSEHINVFDLALEREKVGLGLEYGRDFYSGFVHYSQEAKTGYQSSSIVTPRPTNFGLPVDSTTKQWDAGLGLSGDNWLTELSYFGSFYENKIGDLSLPYLDDVFAATPDNQAHQVSLSGQYRLNSTVLSGRVISGRMIQDEDLIQMSGNPLQSWDGQVDTLDGHLAVTSMITPRLRLGGSIDYSERDNQSSVAEFAQYHFNSVTGAFRQNVPQDIERNTYKVNGSYRIASGYRVQAGYERKEVERSFSEREQTEDDSLWMRFNVRAFDNFNIKLKAEHANRSGSEYETNALTSSEENALMRKYYLADRSRNAVELSINHTPLNWLSVDVSTRYAKDDYDETQIGLTESEDYGYDINVSVQLSEHVSGYGFAGQQWINSNQAGSQAYSSPDWYSDIEDEFINLGAGLSYGGLMQDKLTLGLDYLFSNSISDTYVTADANALEKSYPGGDYYSYNHSASVYADYALNEQMALKLSYRYERYYDTDGAVTDVNSVPGLVTLGDINHDYNAHQVMLSFSYRLR; this is encoded by the coding sequence ATGTCATTTAAATTGAATGTGATAACCCTGTCGATATTGGCGATGTCAGGGTCAAGCATGGCGGCGGACTTTGCGGTGAGCAAGGCCAACACGAGCAAGGTTAATACCAGCAAGTACGAGTGCCAACGCTGTGGTGATAATAGTGGATACCGGGGCCTAGTGTCGGTGTCAGCGGGCTACAACGACATTGACGATGCACATGCGGGTAATGCGCTGGGCACGGGTGAAGATGGCGCGATAGGCGCGGTCAGTGGGGATGTGGCTTATCGCAGCGGTACTGGCTATCAGGCCAATATGCAGGCCCATCAGCTGGGGATGGACAACAGCTTTGCGACCTTAGCGGTGGGTAAAGCGGGGCATTACCAGCTCGGGTTGGATTACAGCAGCATCAAGACGTTTGATGCGGGGGATGTGCAGAGTAAGTTGTGGCACAACGACGGGGTGTTAACCCCAAGTGAGCACATTAATGTGTTTGACCTGGCCCTTGAGCGGGAGAAGGTGGGCCTAGGGCTGGAGTACGGCCGTGATTTCTACAGCGGTTTTGTGCACTACAGCCAGGAAGCGAAGACGGGGTACCAGTCGAGCAGTATCGTGACGCCACGCCCAACTAATTTCGGCCTGCCGGTGGACTCGACAACGAAACAGTGGGATGCCGGGCTGGGACTTAGTGGTGACAACTGGCTCACCGAGTTGAGTTATTTCGGCAGCTTTTATGAGAACAAGATAGGCGATTTGAGCTTGCCCTACCTCGATGATGTGTTTGCCGCCACCCCAGATAACCAAGCGCACCAAGTGTCGCTATCGGGTCAATACCGATTAAACAGCACAGTGCTGAGCGGCCGTGTTATCAGTGGCCGCATGATACAGGATGAAGACCTTATCCAGATGAGTGGCAACCCGCTGCAAAGCTGGGACGGTCAAGTGGATACCTTAGACGGTCATTTGGCGGTGACCTCGATGATAACGCCGCGCCTGCGCTTAGGCGGCAGCATCGATTACAGCGAGCGTGACAATCAAAGTTCGGTAGCAGAATTCGCCCAGTACCATTTCAACAGTGTCACTGGCGCGTTTAGACAAAATGTGCCCCAAGATATCGAGCGCAACACCTACAAGGTTAATGGTAGTTACCGCATCGCCAGTGGTTACCGTGTGCAAGCGGGCTATGAGCGTAAAGAGGTGGAGCGCAGTTTCAGTGAGCGTGAGCAGACTGAGGATGACAGTTTGTGGATGCGCTTTAACGTGCGGGCGTTCGACAATTTCAACATCAAGCTCAAAGCAGAGCATGCCAATCGCAGCGGGTCTGAGTATGAGACTAACGCGCTGACCTCTTCTGAAGAGAACGCCTTGATGCGCAAGTACTACTTAGCCGACCGCAGCAGAAATGCGGTGGAGTTGAGCATCAACCATACGCCACTGAATTGGCTGAGCGTGGATGTGAGTACCCGCTACGCCAAGGATGACTATGACGAGACGCAAATCGGCTTAACCGAATCGGAAGATTATGGCTATGACATCAATGTGAGCGTGCAGTTGAGTGAGCATGTGAGCGGGTACGGTTTTGCGGGTCAGCAGTGGATTAACTCGAATCAGGCGGGAAGCCAAGCCTATAGCAGTCCTGACTGGTACAGCGACATTGAGGATGAGTTTATCAACTTAGGGGCGGGATTAAGCTACGGGGGCTTAATGCAAGACAAGCTGACTTTAGGGCTTGATTACCTGTTTAGTAACTCGATAAGTGACACCTATGTGACGGCAGATGCGAACGCTTTAGAAAAGAGCTACCCGGGTGGTGATTACTACAGCTACAACCACAGTGCGAGTGTGTATGCGGACTATGCGCTGAATGAGCAGATGGCGTTGAAACTGAGTTATCGGTATGAGCGTTACTACGACACCGATGGTGCGGTAACGGACGTAAACAGTGTCCCGGGTTTGGTGACCTTGGGTGATATCAACCATGACTATAACGCACACCAAGTGATGTTGTCGTTTAGCTACAGACTGCGTTAA
- a CDS encoding helix-turn-helix transcriptional regulator — protein MPNEFLNVLNLDDNDLISMKMVTKGLEYIEQHSNNENFYMEFIPVIENRWINFFNSHVKESFTQAERIVNLYKVYPGRMASVNWELKETDTNLSLVARRTSEKSCSKFDDLNLYNFASKILNDSKLDELNPISVSLPFNRRFYGKYTNIFHNVSFDAIDMSITVKKTNEEIESKKIFKVKKCEVGVYFKMIGAANMIPIHNLDLSSLSFILGLSTRSLQRTLKDSGLSASNIIRDVRFNHARRNFLKNNYNIKKTSLECGFKEQGQLTKLFFETSGMTPSQYKQLIGK, from the coding sequence ATGCCAAACGAGTTTTTAAATGTATTAAATCTAGATGATAACGATCTCATTAGCATGAAGATGGTAACAAAAGGACTAGAGTATATTGAGCAACACTCTAATAACGAAAACTTCTACATGGAATTTATTCCTGTCATTGAAAACCGTTGGATTAACTTTTTTAATTCTCATGTTAAAGAATCATTCACCCAAGCGGAGAGGATAGTTAATCTTTATAAGGTATATCCTGGAAGAATGGCCAGTGTTAATTGGGAACTAAAAGAGACAGACACTAACCTATCCCTTGTTGCTAGAAGAACCAGTGAAAAGTCATGCTCTAAATTTGATGATCTGAACTTATACAACTTTGCATCTAAAATACTAAATGACTCTAAGCTAGATGAATTAAACCCTATATCTGTCTCTCTTCCATTTAACCGACGATTTTATGGAAAATATACAAATATTTTTCATAATGTGTCATTTGACGCTATTGATATGTCTATCACAGTAAAGAAGACAAATGAAGAGATAGAAAGCAAAAAAATATTTAAAGTAAAAAAGTGTGAAGTAGGAGTTTATTTTAAAATGATTGGGGCTGCAAACATGATCCCCATACACAATTTAGATCTTTCATCTTTGTCTTTTATTCTAGGGCTATCGACAAGAAGTTTACAACGGACATTAAAGGACTCAGGACTATCAGCTAGCAATATAATTAGAGATGTAAGATTTAACCATGCAAGAAGAAACTTTTTAAAGAATAACTATAATATTAAGAAAACATCATTAGAGTGTGGTTTTAAAGAGCAGGGGCAATTAACAAAGCTGTTTTTTGAAACATCAGGAATGACCCCTAGTCAATATAAACAACTTATTGGAAAATAA
- a CDS encoding DMSO/selenate family reductase complex B subunit gives MTQSTQYGFYVDSTKCSGCKACHVSCKDRQSNEIRNNSNPEGNTLPALEGVTWRRVYEYGGGEWTKGNNGCFEQNVFAYYMSIGCNHCSEPVCVKACPTGAMHKRREDGLVLVAQDLCIGCESCARACPYDAPQIDRERKVMTKCDGCFERIAEGRKPICVESCPLRALDFDTMENLRAKYGDGDGHIAPLPSPSITSPNLIIKANVHGRPAGSGEGKILNPTEV, from the coding sequence ATGACTCAATCAACTCAGTATGGTTTTTATGTAGACAGCACTAAGTGCTCTGGCTGTAAAGCCTGTCATGTGTCTTGCAAAGACCGTCAAAGCAATGAAATTCGTAACAATAGTAATCCAGAGGGTAACACTCTACCTGCACTTGAGGGCGTAACTTGGCGCCGGGTGTATGAGTACGGTGGTGGAGAGTGGACTAAAGGTAATAACGGCTGTTTTGAGCAAAATGTGTTTGCTTACTATATGTCGATCGGTTGTAACCACTGCTCTGAGCCTGTGTGTGTTAAAGCTTGCCCGACAGGTGCCATGCATAAGCGCCGCGAAGATGGTTTAGTGCTTGTTGCTCAAGACCTGTGTATCGGCTGTGAAAGCTGTGCCCGTGCTTGTCCCTATGATGCGCCGCAAATCGATCGCGAACGTAAGGTGATGACCAAGTGTGATGGTTGTTTCGAGCGAATTGCTGAAGGTCGTAAGCCAATATGTGTCGAGTCTTGCCCGCTGCGTGCACTGGACTTCGATACTATGGAGAACCTACGTGCTAAATATGGTGACGGTGATGGGCATATCGCGCCTTTACCATCTCCTTCAATTACCTCACCAAATCTTATTATCAAGGCCAATGTACACGGTCGTCCGGCTGGCAGTGGTGAAGGTAAGATCCTTAATCCAACTGAAGTGTAA